One segment of Psychromonas sp. psych-6C06 DNA contains the following:
- a CDS encoding DUF1415 domain-containing protein, with translation MNNDEIILHTQCWVKDVIVKYNICPFARKEVESGTIHYAVSKHTDKALLLSDLMVQCQKLDKHPEIETTLLIMPVGLEGFYDFLDLVELANDLLEMENYEGVYQLANFHPDYCFAGEVQSEPSNYTNRSPYPTLHIIREESMELAINNHPDVDAIPDRNIAFANKKGNPFFADLLARCFLKK, from the coding sequence ATGAACAACGATGAAATAATATTACACACCCAATGTTGGGTAAAAGATGTGATTGTAAAATATAATATTTGTCCCTTTGCACGTAAAGAAGTTGAAAGTGGTACGATTCATTATGCGGTTAGCAAGCACACCGATAAGGCATTGTTGCTGAGTGACTTGATGGTGCAATGCCAAAAATTAGATAAGCATCCTGAAATAGAGACTACCTTATTGATTATGCCTGTCGGATTGGAAGGCTTCTATGATTTTCTCGATTTAGTGGAGCTTGCCAATGATCTATTAGAGATGGAAAATTATGAAGGTGTTTATCAATTAGCCAATTTTCATCCAGATTACTGTTTTGCTGGAGAAGTGCAAAGTGAGCCTTCAAACTATACAAATCGCTCACCGTATCCTACATTGCATATTATTCGTGAAGAAAGTATGGAGTTAGCAATCAACAATCACCCTGATGTTGATGCGATACCTGATCGAAATATCGCTTTTGCTAATAAGAAAGGCAATCCATTTTTTGCCGATCTACTTGCTCGTTGTTTTCTAAAAAAGTAG
- a CDS encoding acetate kinase — MSNKLILVLNCGSSSLKFAIIDTVTGDEKLTGLAECLHLENASIKWNLEGVKGKAELGKAAHKEALAYIVEEILAGKSELKDNIHAIGHRVVHGGEKFTSSAVIDDEFMRDLKTITLAPLHTPAHIEGIEAAQLAFPTLQNVAVFDTAFHQTMTEEAYLYALPYKLYKEHGVRRYGMHGTSHYFISLEAAKRLNKPIDELNIINCHLGNGGSVCAIKNGKSVDTSMGMTPLEGLVMGTRCGDIDPAIIFHLHDQLGYTMAEIDNMLTKESGLLGLTEVTSDCRYVEDNYLTDDAAKRAMELYCYRLAKSIAGYTAALDGRLDAVVFTGGIGENSAPIRELTLNRLSLLGLTIDTEANLTNRFGKEGIITTPESTPAMVIATNEEWVIANDTLALTTD, encoded by the coding sequence ATGAGCAATAAGCTAATCCTTGTACTTAACTGCGGTAGTTCTTCACTTAAATTTGCCATCATTGATACTGTTACTGGCGATGAAAAATTAACCGGCCTTGCTGAATGTCTACATTTAGAAAATGCTTCAATTAAATGGAATTTAGAAGGTGTAAAAGGAAAAGCTGAGCTAGGCAAAGCTGCACATAAAGAAGCCCTTGCGTATATTGTAGAAGAAATTCTAGCGGGTAAATCGGAACTAAAAGATAACATTCACGCTATCGGACATCGTGTTGTTCATGGCGGAGAGAAATTTACTTCATCGGCAGTGATTGATGATGAATTTATGCGAGATTTAAAAACGATCACGTTGGCACCTTTGCATACACCAGCACATATTGAAGGTATCGAAGCTGCACAGCTTGCTTTCCCAACATTGCAAAATGTTGCTGTGTTTGATACTGCCTTCCACCAAACGATGACAGAAGAAGCCTACCTCTACGCACTACCTTACAAGCTTTACAAAGAACATGGTGTACGTCGCTATGGTATGCACGGAACAAGTCATTACTTTATTAGTCTTGAAGCTGCAAAAAGACTTAACAAACCTATTGATGAATTAAACATTATCAATTGTCACTTAGGCAATGGTGGTAGTGTTTGTGCAATCAAAAATGGTAAATCAGTAGATACATCGATGGGTATGACACCGCTAGAAGGCCTGGTAATGGGCACGCGTTGTGGTGATATCGATCCTGCTATTATCTTCCATCTTCATGATCAGTTAGGTTACACGATGGCTGAAATTGATAACATGCTGACAAAAGAATCTGGCTTATTAGGCCTGACAGAAGTGACCAGTGATTGTCGCTATGTTGAAGATAATTACCTAACAGATGACGCTGCTAAACGTGCAATGGAGCTTTACTGCTACCGTCTTGCAAAATCGATTGCTGGTTACACTGCTGCACTAGATGGGCGTTTAGATGCTGTTGTGTTTACAGGTGGTATTGGTGAAAACTCTGCGCCAATACGTGAATTAACGTTAAATCGCTTAAGCTTACTGGGTTTGACTATCGATACTGAAGCAAACTTAACCAATCGTTTTGGTAAAGAGGGGATTATTACTACACCTGAAAGTACCCCTGCTATGGTTATTGCAACGAACGAAGAGTGGGTTATCGCTAATGACACCCTTGCATTGACCACTGACTAG
- a CDS encoding efflux RND transporter periplasmic adaptor subunit: MTMNRPAILTVTIIIFTTLISLNSVARPNTQSKGATVVPIYSELVDYHEVSQQLSLIGKLQSVQHVSIATEVTGKVSSINVNANQQVKEGQVLFKLDDKKAQATLLEAKAFLVDEQRKLSEHERLVKSNTVTQSALDAQMVQVDIGKARLSARQTELNDHYVKAPFAGTIGLIDFSRGQMVSLGSELMTLDDLSIMQLDLQVPEQYLSQLSIGMQVAATNRAWPNSLFNGEIVAIDSRINEDTLNLRIRVQFDNKEGRLKPGMMMSANIAFAAINEPIIPVQAIEYAGTKRFVYRVTSDNKVQRTEVILGGRIKDNVLIESGIEVGERIVVQGLVNMSDGLTIKDLSVLDTKEAK, translated from the coding sequence ATGACAATGAATAGACCTGCAATATTGACTGTAACCATTATTATTTTCACTACTTTAATCAGCTTAAACTCTGTCGCCAGGCCGAATACACAGAGTAAAGGGGCGACTGTGGTACCAATTTATAGTGAGTTAGTAGATTATCATGAAGTATCGCAACAGCTTTCATTGATCGGCAAGCTTCAGTCCGTACAGCATGTGAGTATCGCAACTGAAGTAACGGGTAAAGTAAGTAGTATCAACGTAAATGCCAACCAGCAGGTAAAAGAGGGACAAGTGTTGTTTAAGCTTGATGATAAAAAAGCGCAAGCTACCTTGTTAGAAGCAAAGGCTTTTTTAGTCGATGAGCAGCGGAAATTGAGCGAACACGAACGCTTAGTTAAGAGCAATACAGTAACGCAATCAGCACTTGATGCTCAAATGGTACAGGTCGATATTGGCAAAGCGCGTTTATCTGCACGCCAAACTGAATTGAACGATCATTATGTAAAAGCACCTTTTGCTGGCACCATTGGTCTTATAGACTTTAGTCGAGGTCAAATGGTATCACTTGGCAGTGAATTGATGACCCTTGATGATCTGTCCATAATGCAGCTTGACCTACAAGTACCAGAGCAATATTTGTCACAACTCTCAATAGGGATGCAAGTGGCAGCAACAAATCGAGCATGGCCAAATAGCCTTTTTAATGGCGAAATAGTCGCGATTGATTCACGTATTAATGAGGATACTTTAAATCTTCGAATTCGTGTTCAGTTTGACAATAAAGAGGGGCGCCTAAAACCGGGCATGATGATGTCAGCGAATATCGCCTTTGCTGCAATTAACGAACCTATCATCCCCGTTCAAGCTATTGAATATGCAGGCACTAAACGGTTTGTTTATCGCGTTACCTCAGACAATAAAGTACAACGCACAGAGGTGATACTTGGCGGACGAATTAAAGACAATGTGTTAATTGAGTCAGGCATTGAGGTTGGCGAGCGTATTGTGGTGCAGGGGCTTGTCAATATGTCAGACGGATTAACGATTAAAGATCTGAGTGTGCTAGATACAAAGGAGGCTAAATAA
- a CDS encoding multidrug efflux RND transporter permease subunit, with protein MWLSDTAVKRPVVAIVLSLLLCVFGLVSFEKLSVREMPDIESPVVTVMTRYDGAAAAIMESQVTSVIEDQITGISGIDEIKSVTRNGMSRITVTFDLGWNLTEGVSDIRDAVEKAKRNLPDQADDSTVSKNNGTGEPSLYINLNSNSMDRVQLTDYAQRVLEDRFSLITGVSSVSISGGLYKVMYVKLFPDLMAGRGVTSTDITNALKAENVESPGGEVRNDTTVMSVRTARLYNAPDDFDYLVVRRSNDGSPIYLKDVAQVTIGAENENSSFKSNGEVNLSLGIIPQSDANPLDVASKVREEVEKIQAFLPEGTSLYVDYDSTVFIEKSIKEVYNTLFITGALVILVLYIFIGQARATIIPAITVPVSLISSFIAAQYFGFSINLITLMALILSIGLVVDDAIVVVENIFHHLERGEPPLMAAYKGAREVGFAVVATTLVLVMVFLPISFMEGMVGLLFTEFSVLLAMSVIFSSLIALTLTPVLGSKLLKNKTQQSRLNKKVEALFSRLESGYKKLVCQAVKKRFIAPFIILGCIVGSFFLMQQVPSQLAPQEDRGVIFAFVKGAEGTSYNRMNVNMDIVEARILPLVGQGVIKSFSTQAPAFGGNAGDQTGFVIMILEDWETRTVNANQALAMINAALKDIPDVRVRGMLPGFRGGSSDPVQFVLGGSEYPELNQWAEVLKAKAEEAGVLTAGDIDYSEKTPELVVTMNKQLAADLGISVDDISTTLEVMLGGRTETSYIDRGEEYDVYLRGDENSFNNAADLSQIYMRSNKGALITLDTITEVEEVASASKLSHYNKQKSITLAGNIGEGYTLGEVLDYLDKLAIETLPDDISISYSGESKEYKENSSSVLIVFGLALLVAYLVLAAQFESFINPLVVMFTVPMGVFGGFIGLYFMQQGLNIYSQIGMIMLIGMVTKNGILIVEFANQLRDQGLELEQAIINASARRLRPILMTAFTTLAGAIPLLLSSGAGAESRIAVGTVIFFGMAFASFVTLFVIPAMYRLISGHTHSPGYVEAMLSAELEKGAKER; from the coding sequence ATGTGGCTTTCTGATACGGCGGTAAAACGGCCGGTTGTTGCTATCGTTCTGAGCTTGTTACTGTGTGTATTTGGTTTAGTTTCCTTTGAAAAATTATCTGTGCGTGAAATGCCTGACATCGAAAGCCCTGTTGTTACAGTAATGACACGTTACGATGGTGCGGCAGCTGCCATTATGGAAAGCCAAGTTACCTCGGTGATTGAAGATCAAATCACCGGTATTAGCGGAATTGATGAAATTAAATCGGTGACGCGAAATGGCATGTCACGTATTACAGTAACCTTTGATTTAGGTTGGAACCTGACGGAAGGTGTCAGCGATATTCGTGATGCGGTTGAAAAAGCGAAACGAAACTTACCTGATCAAGCCGATGATTCTACTGTTTCCAAGAACAATGGTACTGGTGAACCCTCGTTATATATTAATTTGAACTCTAATTCGATGGACAGGGTGCAACTTACCGATTATGCGCAGCGCGTATTAGAAGATCGCTTTAGCTTGATCACCGGCGTCAGCTCGGTGAGTATCAGTGGTGGCCTATATAAGGTGATGTACGTCAAATTGTTTCCTGATCTTATGGCAGGAAGAGGAGTCACCAGTACTGATATTACCAATGCATTAAAAGCAGAAAATGTTGAAAGTCCGGGGGGAGAAGTGCGTAACGATACGACCGTGATGTCTGTGAGAACCGCGCGTTTGTATAATGCCCCTGATGATTTTGATTACCTTGTCGTGCGTCGAAGTAATGATGGTTCTCCTATCTATCTTAAGGATGTTGCGCAGGTCACTATCGGCGCTGAGAATGAAAACTCTTCGTTTAAAAGTAATGGTGAGGTTAATTTAAGTTTAGGCATTATTCCACAATCCGATGCTAACCCGCTTGATGTCGCATCAAAGGTACGTGAAGAGGTTGAAAAGATTCAAGCTTTTTTACCTGAAGGGACTTCTTTATATGTTGATTATGACTCTACTGTATTTATAGAAAAGTCGATTAAAGAAGTTTACAACACTCTCTTTATTACTGGGGCACTTGTGATTTTGGTGTTGTATATCTTTATTGGACAAGCTCGAGCAACGATTATTCCTGCCATCACCGTACCAGTGTCGCTTATCTCCTCCTTTATTGCAGCTCAATATTTTGGTTTCTCTATAAACTTAATCACCTTAATGGCCCTGATTTTATCGATTGGGCTGGTTGTCGATGATGCGATAGTGGTGGTGGAGAATATATTCCACCATTTAGAGCGGGGAGAGCCTCCGTTAATGGCTGCCTACAAAGGCGCGCGTGAGGTTGGCTTTGCAGTTGTTGCCACCACGTTGGTGTTGGTTATGGTATTTTTACCGATCTCATTCATGGAAGGTATGGTCGGTTTATTGTTTACCGAGTTTTCTGTGTTATTAGCAATGTCGGTGATATTTTCATCGTTGATTGCACTGACGTTAACGCCAGTATTAGGTAGTAAGCTTTTAAAAAATAAGACCCAACAAAGTCGGCTTAATAAAAAAGTAGAAGCATTATTTTCTCGTTTAGAATCAGGCTATAAAAAACTGGTTTGCCAAGCGGTAAAAAAACGCTTCATTGCCCCCTTTATAATACTTGGTTGTATCGTTGGTAGTTTTTTCTTAATGCAACAGGTTCCATCACAACTTGCACCGCAGGAAGATAGAGGGGTGATATTCGCATTTGTTAAAGGGGCTGAAGGGACAAGTTATAATCGTATGAATGTGAATATGGACATTGTCGAAGCGCGAATATTGCCTTTAGTAGGTCAAGGAGTTATCAAATCATTCAGCACGCAAGCCCCTGCATTTGGCGGTAATGCAGGCGATCAGACTGGCTTTGTTATCATGATCTTAGAAGATTGGGAAACAAGAACGGTCAATGCCAACCAAGCATTAGCGATGATTAATGCAGCGTTAAAAGACATTCCTGATGTGCGCGTTCGCGGTATGTTGCCGGGCTTTAGGGGAGGATCAAGTGATCCTGTACAATTTGTATTGGGGGGATCAGAGTATCCCGAGCTCAACCAATGGGCTGAAGTGCTTAAAGCTAAAGCCGAAGAAGCGGGGGTATTGACTGCTGGCGATATTGATTACTCAGAGAAAACACCTGAGCTGGTGGTGACCATGAATAAACAACTGGCTGCTGATTTAGGAATAAGCGTGGATGATATTTCAACCACACTGGAGGTCATGCTTGGCGGACGAACAGAAACCAGTTATATAGATCGTGGCGAAGAGTACGATGTTTATCTGCGTGGAGACGAAAATAGCTTCAATAACGCAGCCGATTTAAGCCAAATTTACATGCGTAGTAACAAAGGAGCCCTGATCACTTTAGATACAATCACTGAGGTTGAAGAGGTTGCTTCGGCAAGTAAGCTATCTCACTATAATAAGCAAAAGTCGATCACACTTGCTGGCAACATTGGCGAAGGTTACACCTTAGGAGAAGTCTTAGATTATTTAGATAAACTGGCAATTGAAACATTGCCAGATGATATCTCAATCTCCTATTCGGGTGAATCAAAGGAGTATAAAGAGAACAGTAGCAGTGTGTTGATAGTCTTTGGCCTTGCGCTATTAGTCGCATATTTAGTATTAGCCGCTCAATTTGAGAGTTTCATTAATCCGCTGGTAGTCATGTTTACCGTGCCGATGGGCGTTTTTGGTGGTTTTATAGGTTTATACTTCATGCAACAAGGGTTAAATATCTACAGCCAGATAGGCATGATCATGTTAATTGGCATGGTGACCAAAAATGGTATCTTAATCGTTGAGTTTGCTAATCAGCTGCGAGATCAAGGGCTTGAACTTGAACAGGCAATCATTAATGCCTCTGCGCGCCGATTACGTCCCATATTAATGACGGCATTTACGACACTAGCTGGCGCAATTCCGTTATTGTTGTCATCGGGTGCAGGTGCTGAAAGTCGAATTGCAGTGGGAACGGTTATCTTTTTTGGTATGGCGTTTGCGAGCTTTGTTACTTTATTTGTAATTCCGGCAATGTACCGTCTTATTTCCGGACATACCCACTCTCCGGGTTATGTTGAGGCGATGTTATCCGCTGAATTAGAAAAAGGTGCTAAAGAGAGATAG
- a CDS encoding ROK family protein — protein MLYGFDVGGTKIAFAVYDQELNCLFEDQTPTPLDYASFITTISDMVRQADTKFGVKGQVGLGFPGAINPEDMTLNCANVPAIKGRPLIHDLSVSLDRDIKLENDANCFLLSECFGGSADGCTTVLGVTLGTGVGGAIFVNGEILTGQNSFAGEIGHYPLPATVLKKHPELPDLTCGCGRQMCLETYVSGTGLGNLYKHYAKKPLKGPQILEKFRAGDKTAQKVVDVYFDILSAGVATAMMVLDADAIVFGGGLSKFEILVDEFTKRLPAHLLNDVKLPIVVTAKFGGEGGVRGAALLNYKK, from the coding sequence ATGTTGTATGGATTTGATGTGGGTGGTACCAAAATTGCGTTTGCTGTTTATGACCAAGAATTAAATTGCTTGTTTGAAGATCAGACACCAACCCCGCTAGATTACGCCTCTTTTATTACCACTATCAGTGATATGGTTCGCCAAGCAGATACTAAGTTTGGGGTAAAAGGGCAAGTAGGTTTAGGTTTTCCTGGTGCGATTAATCCAGAAGATATGACCCTAAATTGTGCAAATGTACCGGCTATCAAAGGGCGTCCTTTAATTCATGATCTTTCAGTTTCATTAGATCGTGATATTAAGCTCGAAAATGATGCAAACTGTTTCTTATTATCAGAGTGTTTTGGTGGCAGTGCAGATGGTTGTACAACAGTATTAGGCGTTACGCTAGGTACGGGTGTTGGTGGTGCTATTTTTGTTAATGGTGAAATATTAACGGGTCAAAACTCATTTGCCGGCGAAATTGGACATTACCCATTACCTGCGACTGTGTTAAAGAAACATCCTGAGCTTCCGGATTTAACTTGTGGTTGTGGTCGTCAAATGTGCTTAGAGACCTATGTATCTGGCACTGGACTTGGTAACCTATACAAGCACTATGCTAAAAAACCATTGAAAGGACCTCAAATTTTAGAGAAATTCCGTGCTGGCGACAAAACGGCTCAAAAAGTAGTTGATGTATATTTTGATATCCTTTCCGCTGGTGTCGCGACAGCAATGATGGTACTTGATGCTGATGCTATTGTATTTGGTGGTGGTTTATCTAAGTTTGAAATCCTAGTTGATGAATTTACAAAACGTTTACCGGCACACCTGTTAAATGATGTAAAATTACCAATTGTCGTTACTGCTAAATTTGGTGGCGAAGGCGGCGTACGTGGTGCAGCACTGCTTAACTATAAAAAATAA
- a CDS encoding ATP-binding protein: MAQQAYQLLRIILIDSFWKKQVNELDLTGHTQLEGTNGAGKTSLMRLLPLFYGMRPSDIVSKVDQAKNFADYYLPRDTSLLVYEYQRPYGQTCMVLASSDGRAVHYKLVDAAYDSSLFIRDKQRLTINEIERNYRSAGAFCSSFLGVDKYRQVIQKLRSGRKIKDVRELQNRFSFTDSASPHIDKVVNGTIEKNLDFEAVKRMLVEIASDHLARHDIEEKEKISLNKEDISHWLADIQASRAIQKVADKIALWQTDFSSLDSLLNKLQHLHFEMLKHQEQLQLKQQNQQAEKDKTITELDILEAELKLSSYAFRKDISELTAKIEADQSRIDLLDEDKLNYEDNDAASFQLQADQAPRIQHELNEVNEIIAAFEGNLSKIQNKFEKLINQVKQQKMVDMTANKEQRFTAKEAASVQLAVISETQQAQLATLNEQLNATNLKLNMRKQALENEVKQCQQQQNNPTLDSDLLTAIEENQLQLGQTHESQSLVLAQQNQFNHQLSVLETQRLQLLEKHKQQGRHLETIKAQRHEIECQLIPKEGSLQHFLANEPEASAWKDNIGRLLSTEQLSRADLSPKWCGASDTIYGLQLDLLQLQESDLQLSEDQLREKASLLDDKAVQISDSISAFELQLKECNKQIQSLQVTIAEAKQSGQQNELKLEQLKTQQQHLGDKKTRAIKAHQQSCEVQLKQLQAEQKENRLKIEAFQEQQQDERLALHNVMLEQRMVVESDRDSQLDELDSQLQKIESSAAERLRDYKKQHSSALSELDPDGEVDKRTKQRIELEKGLDECAVWARKAREYSQFMNERYIHRDKLVEVNQNREIEKRGFENSLEDLQSEKGNAIRENQKTLKRLNTQLRANSELLTQLNDSKQLCEKAGISAVECVTEPNNEADLTVSFCFDWLKQFEVVEKRLTGQLQRFNETFKKNHASSELFENWQKLVADNDTYQGARSLFKYRDPISDLLSSAEQKQKNTYQLVTVNANMINEFYQHIENFGRRIKSIGKQLSKNVTSLAHFEALADINVYTVMKQEELEYWGPLQQFAKLFEQYRDDLREGMGDIPDDLVYAMQKLSSYLPSDGFVLAHHNLFDIEFSISEKGQLKYARNARQLKKISSTGLSYLAMLSLFAGILGMLRGQTESPSNIILPVDELGELAAENVDLLLKMFSDNHISMLSASPSTDRHILSLYKRHYKIKDNKIFHAQIPQSRIDELLALRLKQQQNQQAEASHV; this comes from the coding sequence ATGGCTCAGCAAGCCTATCAATTACTGCGTATTATTCTTATCGATAGCTTTTGGAAAAAGCAGGTTAATGAACTTGATTTAACAGGCCATACTCAACTTGAAGGCACCAATGGTGCGGGTAAAACGTCTTTAATGCGCTTGTTGCCTCTGTTTTATGGTATGCGCCCAAGTGATATCGTCAGTAAGGTTGATCAAGCGAAAAACTTTGCTGATTATTATTTACCTCGCGATACCAGTTTACTGGTTTATGAGTACCAACGTCCCTATGGACAAACTTGTATGGTACTCGCTAGTAGTGATGGCCGTGCAGTCCATTATAAATTGGTTGATGCCGCTTACGATAGCAGCCTGTTTATCCGTGACAAGCAACGCTTAACCATTAATGAAATTGAACGAAATTACCGTAGTGCTGGAGCTTTTTGTTCTAGTTTTCTCGGCGTTGATAAATATCGCCAAGTGATTCAAAAGTTACGTAGTGGACGTAAAATAAAAGATGTGCGTGAATTACAAAATCGTTTCTCTTTTACAGATAGTGCGTCACCGCATATTGATAAAGTAGTTAATGGCACGATTGAAAAAAACCTCGATTTTGAAGCGGTAAAACGGATGCTGGTGGAAATCGCCAGTGATCATCTTGCCCGACATGATATTGAAGAAAAAGAGAAAATTAGCTTAAACAAAGAGGATATCAGTCATTGGCTTGCTGATATTCAAGCCAGCCGTGCGATTCAAAAAGTAGCCGATAAAATTGCCCTTTGGCAAACTGATTTTAGTAGCTTAGATAGCCTGTTAAACAAGTTGCAACACCTACATTTTGAGATGCTGAAACATCAAGAACAACTACAGTTAAAACAGCAAAATCAACAGGCCGAGAAAGACAAAACCATTACTGAGTTGGATATATTAGAAGCAGAGTTAAAACTGTCTTCCTACGCTTTTAGAAAAGATATTAGTGAGCTAACGGCGAAAATTGAAGCGGATCAAAGCCGAATTGACCTGCTTGATGAAGACAAATTGAATTATGAAGATAATGATGCTGCTAGTTTTCAACTTCAAGCTGACCAAGCACCACGTATTCAGCATGAGCTCAACGAAGTTAATGAGATCATCGCAGCCTTCGAAGGTAACCTAAGTAAAATTCAAAATAAATTTGAAAAGCTAATCAATCAAGTTAAGCAACAAAAAATGGTCGATATGACCGCTAATAAAGAGCAACGGTTTACTGCCAAAGAAGCTGCTTCTGTGCAGTTAGCAGTAATATCAGAAACGCAGCAAGCACAACTCGCTACACTGAACGAGCAACTTAATGCAACCAATTTGAAGCTCAATATGCGCAAGCAAGCACTTGAGAACGAGGTCAAACAGTGTCAACAGCAACAAAATAATCCGACGCTTGATAGCGATCTACTCACGGCGATTGAAGAGAATCAATTACAACTTGGGCAAACCCATGAGTCACAGTCTTTAGTCCTCGCGCAGCAAAATCAGTTTAATCATCAACTAAGCGTACTTGAAACACAACGGTTGCAATTACTTGAGAAACACAAACAACAAGGGCGTCATTTAGAGACCATAAAAGCACAGCGCCATGAAATCGAATGTCAACTCATTCCCAAAGAGGGCTCGCTGCAGCATTTTTTAGCGAATGAACCTGAGGCTAGTGCATGGAAAGACAACATCGGCCGTTTGTTATCGACAGAGCAACTAAGTCGTGCTGATCTTTCACCTAAATGGTGTGGTGCATCGGACACAATATATGGCTTGCAGCTTGATCTGTTACAGCTACAAGAGAGCGATCTGCAGTTAAGTGAAGATCAACTGCGAGAAAAAGCATCATTATTAGATGATAAAGCGGTACAGATTAGTGACAGTATCAGCGCATTCGAGCTACAACTTAAAGAGTGTAATAAACAGATCCAATCGTTGCAGGTTACAATTGCTGAGGCAAAGCAAAGTGGCCAACAAAACGAGTTAAAACTTGAGCAATTAAAAACACAGCAACAACATCTTGGTGATAAAAAAACACGGGCCATTAAAGCACATCAACAAAGCTGTGAAGTGCAACTTAAACAGCTGCAGGCAGAGCAAAAAGAAAATCGTCTAAAAATCGAGGCTTTTCAAGAGCAACAACAGGATGAACGTTTAGCACTTCATAACGTAATGCTTGAGCAACGTATGGTGGTTGAATCTGATCGTGATAGTCAACTTGATGAATTAGATAGCCAATTACAAAAAATCGAAAGTAGCGCAGCAGAACGTCTTCGTGATTATAAAAAGCAACATAGCAGTGCACTCAGTGAACTTGACCCTGATGGTGAGGTTGATAAACGTACTAAACAACGTATCGAACTGGAAAAAGGTTTAGATGAATGTGCGGTTTGGGCACGCAAAGCGCGTGAATATTCACAGTTTATGAATGAACGATACATTCATCGTGACAAGTTGGTTGAAGTGAATCAAAACCGTGAAATTGAAAAGCGTGGTTTTGAAAATAGCTTAGAGGATTTACAGTCTGAAAAGGGCAATGCGATCCGTGAAAATCAAAAAACGCTGAAAAGATTAAACACACAACTTCGTGCTAATAGTGAGCTACTAACGCAGCTTAACGATAGTAAACAACTGTGTGAAAAGGCGGGTATTAGTGCGGTTGAATGTGTGACAGAGCCTAATAATGAAGCTGATTTAACGGTGAGTTTCTGTTTTGATTGGTTGAAGCAGTTTGAAGTAGTAGAAAAACGTTTAACGGGTCAGTTACAACGCTTTAATGAAACCTTTAAAAAGAACCATGCTAGCAGTGAACTGTTTGAAAACTGGCAAAAATTGGTGGCAGATAATGATACTTATCAAGGTGCGCGCAGTCTGTTTAAATATCGCGATCCTATTAGCGATCTACTCAGTAGCGCAGAGCAAAAACAGAAGAATACTTATCAACTGGTGACCGTCAATGCCAATATGATCAACGAGTTTTATCAACATATTGAGAACTTTGGTCGTCGTATTAAAAGTATCGGTAAACAGCTCTCTAAAAACGTGACCTCTTTGGCGCACTTTGAAGCGCTTGCCGATATCAATGTTTACACAGTGATGAAGCAAGAAGAGCTAGAATATTGGGGACCATTACAACAGTTTGCTAAATTGTTTGAGCAATATCGTGATGATTTACGAGAAGGGATGGGGGATATACCCGATGATCTTGTTTATGCAATGCAGAAGCTTTCTAGCTATTTGCCGAGTGATGGTTTTGTATTAGCGCACCATAACTTATTTGATATTGAATTTTCAATTAGTGAAAAAGGGCAGCTTAAATATGCGCGTAATGCTCGACAGCTGAAAAAGATTAGCTCTACGGGGCTTTCATACCTTGCGATGCTATCGCTTTTTGCCGGCATTTTGGGCATGTTACGCGGGCAAACTGAATCGCCTTCAAATATCATTTTACCGGTTGATGAATTGGGTGAGTTAGCAGCTGAAAATGTTGATCTGTTATTGAAGATGTTTTCCGATAACCACATCAGCATGTTGAGTGCATCACCATCAACGGATCGCCATATTCTTTCGCTTTATAAGCGCCATTATAAAATTAAAGACAATAAAATTTTCCATGCGCAGATACCCCAGTCACGTATCGATGAACTCCTTGCGCTTCGTTTAAAACAGCAGCAGAATCAACAAGCGGAGGCTAGCCATGTTTAA